atttccttactggtgccaCTTTTGTCGTAAgtgactttttgtttttccttagcttctttcactaattttctagctctctgttgtgctatttgaagtctatatttaatttccttatcatatgcctcgtgattatatactgggcttattttatgcTCGTTTAGGAGTTCGCACATCGGGGGgcttttcgcaaatataagctcgtaggGGCAATatccgtgtacggtcgatggggtcgtgttgtagcagtacgcgaaatattttaggtattcatcccaatcatctttgtcactagatatgtatgaacgtacatattcattaaacgttctatgactacgctctacagtgcccaaagtttgatgatggtatggtgttgaatttttgtgctcaacttttagcaatttgcacagttcttcgaataatttttttttgtattctgttcccatgtctgttaggattgttttcatgggaccataaatcaaaatgaaatgctcgaatatagctttagcagctgttatcgcatgtttgctcgggactgggattgttaccaagtattttgtgagatcgcatataatggtagctgcgtattcgtttccgtttattgaccttggtaatggtccgaccgtatcgatctgtactatatcgaaaccctcggaggtgtctccgttattgtcactggctcttttatatgcttatttgttttattcctcttgcagtggatgcagttatctacgtatttctttatgtcacctcgcatatttttccagcaatagctttgtttgattttctttatcatgcgatttattcctgggtggccaccactaataggatcgtcatgatatttctgcagaatttctctaattttcccgggactagtcacgtacacaacatctggggttagtgcaatcgTTAATTTGTTGAGAACCCTATTTCCAAATTCAATAAATTTGTCTAatcgagtataattacttttaaacaatttgtcccctaaggacaactgtatcttttcaagtcctaaattggcggcttctttttcgagcctgataaagaattgtcctaagtcagttttatcatctacaattaggttgcttgtatttatagtgctacaaattttctttccctttttgcggccaccgtggtgtgatggtagcgtgctccgcctaccacaccagatgccctgggttcaaaccccgggcaaagcaacatcaaaaattttagaaataaggtttttcaattagaagaaaatttttctaagcggggtcgcccctcggcagtgtttggcaagcgctccgggtgtatttctgccatgaaaagctctcagtgaaaactcatctgccttgcagatgccgttcggagtcggcgtaaaatcatgtaggtcccgtccggccaatttgtagggaaaatcaagaggagcacgacgtaaattggaagagaagctcggccttaaatctcttcggaggttatcgcgccttatatttatttcttttttatttttgaaatattttttcggggtattgaaaacgagcctgGCATgactttttacttcaaatttatttagcgcttcatatattttggggttctcagtgGGACTTTCTTGAATTTAGCATTAAGCgtctatgcccacctatgcaatacattttgcggcattacgcatcatgaactcctatgcaataaatttttaacagctcaatcatattacaatattatacaaattattgacctaatacagcggttacctaacatcaatggaatgccgaatatgacaCTCTAgtctgttcacaaataataaattctgctttattatcaattttagtttctcaccaaaatatttgcatacaaccaataatgagaattaaccagacatcgatttgctgacgaatacatacatatttacatgtatgcataacatgcatacaaatctacaggtatgcagactatgcacacaaatctacatatatgcatagcttgcatacaaatctacatgtatgcagactatgcatacaaatctacatatatgcatagcatgtataaaaatctacatatatgcatagcttgcatacaaatctacatatatgcattgcttgcatacaaatctacatgtaggcATACCATGCATGCAAATCTACATGTAGGCAtaccatgcatacaaatctacatatatgcataccatgtacatatttttagttagtattaagataattatgaatgtgtaggttaagaaattacctataaaagaaaaagaatttctttaataaaattgaTCTCGAATTATCATCAGActacaaaagtcgtttcactcttTACATTGAATCgtaacttttcatggcgatcctgccagcttgatcagaaattggcaaaactgctaaagatcttgctggaggaaaagatcctGACAGATTTGGCTAAGAATCTGAAAGGTCCTGCCGAGTTTAAAACATagagaacattttttttgaaatcatGTTGGATAAAAATCCTGCACAGAAGAAAAGGAGCAATAATTACATCGCAAGCTAGATCAACCCAATGTAACTTTGTATGACAACTACCAATAATATTTTAACGGACTTTTGGCAAATTCGAAtaaactcatggtggttatctggatcaattagttatgaacgtttgtttgaagTAAAATAATGGAAGCTCAATAATAAATGAAAAGCATAAATGGAGTGGAATAATCATAATATGTGGCCGGACACTAAATAAATCCAGAGTAGCAAACCAGCAGGACATGATTGGCATAAGACTGGCAACTAATATTATATGGCAAACCAACAGGACATAATGGACAATACGACTGGCAGCGAATGTTATGtatattaagtatatttaaattatttaaatttttagaatcAAATGAGCGGCCTTTGGAAAACGCCCTGtttaagaatttgtttgaagaacgccctactTCAGTATTTCATTCAAACAAGCTTTATCGCCACATATAAATTCCATATGTTTTGACATGAGCTGCAGCGgttatgaaaaaattctgaaatggaGCGTTTAGCCGAGATATGGTAATATTCCACTGAACAGTGGACTAATGACAACACTATCCAATTAAAGTAGTTACGTTTTATTTATAAAGTCTCGAACTTCAGCATTATTTACAGTTGTATATACCCCCGGATATCGCGACCCGCACCCCATCCCCCAAGATGTTATCGCACAAAGTTGTCCATTTACAACGCCTGGTCCTCCAGAATCTCCTTTGCACGCATCAGTTGCTCCACCCCCAGCACAAATCATTGTTTCTGATAAAAATTTCGATTGGATCCAATAACGAGCCGCACAGCACCATTTATTTACTATTTCCACCTCAGCAGTTTGGAGTGTGTTCGAAATTTCCATCGTTTTCACATCTCTGACACCCCACCCACTAATTTGCATTTTTGTACCCGATTTTAATTCACTTTCGCAAAGTGGTATTGTTTTTACTAAAGGACCCATGACAAAGGGTTCACACACTTTAATCACACCTACATCCATATGTCTTATTGGGATATCATAATTCTCTGGATGAATTGCAAACTCTACTGCGCGGCGCTGTCCGGGTTCGGTTAAATAGGTTACACCAGCTACAACGATGACTGAATTCTTCTCATATCTTTTCACGCAATGTGCAGCTGTAACCACTCTTTCATCAGTGATTAATGCACCACCGCAAAAACATTCTTTAGTATTCGTTATATGTTGCAACGTTACCATATATGGACTCTCCGCTATGGTCGAAGGTCTGCCATTAACAATGCGATATTGCGAGTTCATATGGCCCAAAATGCAATCAAACGCGACAAACAAGAGCGTGAGAAGAACGCGTAAATTCATTGTATTTTGTGTCTTTTTTCTAGAATTCTTAAGTAGCAAATAGTACAGGAACATTTTTGTTGGAGTCATTTATATATAATTGCGCTttaagaaatttcaaaaaattaaagagCTTACTAAAATAGCAAAATCATGCGAACAAACAGCTTTTGCTCTACCAAAATATCCAACTCAATATAATTACAGTGACGGGTAAATGTCTACTTACTTTCGTTGTTTAGAAAAGACAAAAACACTGCAAAATAACCTGGTCATAAAATGTTGTTTTTAATCATTTTACCTGAAACAAATCCGTTCTTGAAAATAAAGCATCTAAGTTATCGCGAAAAAACGTAATATTAGCATTCACAAAAGTGCACATTAAAGACCAGTTAGCTATGTGGGTTGTACTGTTTACCTAGTTTAATGCTTTTATATGTTTGTTGGTCTGctaaagaaatggtgctagtaaaatcaacaactCGGTTCTGTGTTgatttaacggagattcggtgaaattgatcgaattatggttaattcgaccaagttctttgtcaagcgaacaaattagtttagccatTTCGACAGAAGAGATATTATCGCTCTTAAGtgaacaaaattctgtaaaattgacagattcctaatcaatctaactgattttttttgttaacacaattgCTCTCTGCTTTGTACTAATGATgttggtgccacttgttaaaaaaacccccaaaataagaaaaccaccaaatcgaaaaaacacacaaattgggaaaacaacaaaaaactagtttttcagttatcaatacaaaacgaaaaaaaccattttttaaatttactgtgcgtaacactgcaaaaaattatgtgataccgggacacctatttatcgggtacaatcctgcaacttctcctccaagcaaaatgcaaattgcgccctcttgttgcataAGTTTTGTTTGATAGAAcaggttttttccaaagttagtaacattttgttcaagtttttgcgAATTTTAACTCACGCGAACGAAACTAATaaggtaataaaaaaatatcaacataaaaacatcaagcataaaagtttgagttgttttggaatcgtttcaaaataaaatgttacgagaattaaacttgcccaattacatgtaaagttacttcagtggtgaattaccctcccgcgatttgattctttacttttctataatttACAAGTTCTCTAACTAAAATGTTATGtccaacatttatactacaagttttgttcgaaacaatcaagtgtggcaactctacataagagagaaaaaattgagaatgagctgcaactgaaacaattgagaatcagtttcgtgaatactacgaagttcaaaactataaattaaataaattataaaaaataaaatttggtgaaagtgcgatTAATAAAACGAAGTAATAAAaagtataatgtttaatgtgtgccagcatatttgatatacgcccaattgaagttcggttagtaagtacatacatagatatgtacataaatatgttcttatttgtccgatttttgttttaaattcaaagaaaatggaaacattttatatgaaatgtgcgtacacaaatacaaatataattataatatagtaatatggtgaaaatttttaaagaaaaatgtgaatcaaagttcttgaaaccgacgccaatgtggtttaacaaatGGTGCAGTGCCattattttcgctagagcatgtgCTAACGCATGTGTGAATATTTATAtggcaaatatatatgtattcacatatttacgtatatatacatattgcaacatactttcgtacaaagctttcgatgttaatcggaacaagttttgtttatttgaattcagatttaagttattattattttaattaatattaataaatatagcaataaaataataagaaatgaaatgtacttatatgttatttatacaaataaaaaaactacgaaagtttaaatatatatttatccggttttattttttccacaggtattaatgtcatatgaacagaaaactctgttgatgtaaaagtttaagctattaatctagaaaaaacagaaatatttgttatttcaatagatttcactggaAGTGTA
The DNA window shown above is from Eurosta solidaginis isolate ZX-2024a chromosome 2, ASM4086904v1, whole genome shotgun sequence and carries:
- the LOC137240115 gene encoding trypsin-like; the encoded protein is MFLYYLLLKNSRKKTQNTMNLRVLLTLLFVAFDCILGHMNSQYRIVNGRPSTIAESPYMVTLQHITNTKECFCGGALITDERVVTAAHCVKRYEKNSVIVVAGVTYLTEPGQRRAVEFAIHPENYDIPIRHMDVGVIKVCEPFVMGPLVKTIPLCESELKSGTKMQISGWGVRDVKTMEISNTLQTAEVEIVNKWCCAARYWIQSKFLSETMICAGGGATDACKGDSGGPGVVNGQLCAITSWGMGCGSRYPGVYTTVNNAEVRDFINKT